A window from uncultured Fibrobacter sp. encodes these proteins:
- the rpoB gene encoding DNA-directed RNA polymerase subunit beta: MTTERKSYSSNKFQLELPYLIEVQKASYEQFLQASIPQDKRMKVGLERVFQDIFPITDLKELFSLKYEGYYFGIPKYSIPECRERGLTYSMELFAKLSLQIFEEDGEDRKLKEEVKNDVLICELPIMTENGTFIINGAERVVVSQLHRSPGVSFDEEMQPNGRSDYKSRIIPHRGAWVEFNTEGDTLYLIIDRKKKIAATAMLRCIGYETTQDILNLFYKKTEEVSVQELANVLDENGEKSVLIDRIVFNDVVDASTGEIIIEANTVIDDKKLERLLESSVDQITLLSKEEENLLIHYTLAADKTKSREDALKVIYSVTHQQQEEAPNLQTAEAFFNAMFLNDPRKYDLGEVGRYRLNAKVYTSFILSILAEQGPEFKMPSLTTMTMSKADFLAIIEYMVGLYNGSEGYTLDDIDHLGNRRTRSVGELLANQISVGLSRMSRVIRENLSLHSEEEQPTPRDLVNTRMVSSVVQAFFGSSQLSQFMDQMNPLSELTHKRRLSALGPGGLSRERAGFEVRDVHYTHYGRLCPIETPEGPNIGLINSLASYAVVNHFGFIETPYRIVGLVDFKDVNGNIVKFPEEKWHFGIFKGFVHDPHLFVQLELTQKEKDTVRMNLDNRQRDLFDCFVNKVFEVKNAEGETSFHKNGFLLDNFDGKADYVQVSDQVQQVVSDYITFLTADEEDSFRVAPASTELDENNRFSDEYVIVRDKSEYPHIRREDSIAVGDTETERVDLMDVAPMQIVSVAAGLIPFLEHDDANRALMGSNMQRQAVPLLRAEAPVVGTGLERRAALDSGTVVRAKHDGRVTFVDARNITVQRGNMVNGNFEPLTGLGENYEFLGKDPIDEYKLRKFERSNQDSCINQKPIVNVGDFVKAGDVLADGVSTDHGELALGKNILIGFLPWNGYNYEDAVIISEELAIKDTFTSIHIEEYELEVRDTKRGPEELTREIPNVGDDALRNLDENGVIRVGAEVHADDILVGKVTPKGETELSPEERLLRAIFGEKAVDVRDSSLKAPPGMKGVVLETRIFSKKDKADKKSKEKDQETIDSIRSNFQTQIDRIKESCREHLFELLGGKAAGKVMDNETHELLIREGQTYNEQNLGLIDVTKVSPLSTFVVGDDDLQDKVLSLVLVARDNLDTLTRTMEKEIDKVTKGDELKPGVLQCVKVYIAKKRCLSIGDKMAGRHGNKGCVAKIVPVEDMPFTEDGRPLQILLNPLGVPSRMNIGQVLEVHLGWAAKTLGFKVSTPVFDGASFEEICKELEKAYQKNPIVSYEMDPDNDKIIGKAKLYDGKTGEALLNPVTIGYMYYLKLGHLVDDKIHARSIGSYALVTQQPLGGKSQFGGQRFGEMEVWAMEAYGAAYTLQELLTVKSDDVQGRSAVYDAIVHGENTPEPGVPESFNVMIREVHSLGLDIETTGDK; encoded by the coding sequence ATGACAACGGAGCGAAAAAGCTATTCCTCCAACAAGTTCCAGCTGGAACTCCCGTACCTGATTGAAGTCCAGAAGGCTTCATACGAGCAATTCCTTCAGGCCAGCATCCCGCAAGACAAAAGGATGAAGGTTGGCCTCGAGCGTGTGTTCCAGGATATCTTCCCGATCACCGACCTCAAGGAACTCTTTTCCCTCAAGTACGAAGGCTATTATTTCGGCATTCCGAAATACAGCATCCCCGAGTGCCGCGAACGCGGCCTGACCTACTCCATGGAGCTGTTCGCCAAGCTTTCCCTCCAGATTTTCGAGGAAGACGGCGAAGACCGCAAGCTCAAGGAAGAAGTCAAGAACGACGTCCTCATCTGCGAACTCCCGATCATGACTGAGAACGGGACGTTTATCATCAACGGCGCCGAACGCGTAGTCGTCTCCCAGCTGCACCGCTCCCCGGGCGTGAGCTTCGACGAAGAAATGCAGCCCAACGGCCGCTCCGACTACAAGAGCCGTATCATCCCGCACCGTGGTGCCTGGGTTGAATTCAATACCGAGGGCGACACCCTCTACCTCATCATCGACCGCAAGAAGAAGATTGCCGCGACGGCCATGCTCCGCTGCATCGGCTACGAGACCACGCAGGACATCCTGAACCTCTTCTACAAGAAGACCGAGGAAGTCTCCGTGCAGGAACTCGCGAACGTCCTCGACGAGAACGGCGAAAAGTCCGTCCTCATCGACCGCATCGTCTTCAACGACGTCGTCGACGCCAGCACCGGTGAAATCATCATCGAAGCGAACACCGTCATCGACGACAAGAAGCTCGAACGCCTCCTCGAAAGCAGCGTCGACCAGATCACGCTCCTCTCGAAGGAAGAAGAAAACCTCCTTATCCACTACACCCTCGCTGCCGACAAGACCAAGTCCCGCGAAGACGCCCTCAAGGTGATCTACTCCGTGACCCACCAGCAGCAGGAAGAAGCCCCGAACCTCCAGACGGCCGAAGCGTTCTTCAACGCCATGTTCCTCAACGACCCGCGCAAGTACGATCTCGGCGAAGTCGGTCGTTACCGCTTGAACGCGAAGGTCTATACGTCCTTCATCCTTTCCATCCTCGCCGAACAGGGCCCGGAATTCAAGATGCCGAGCCTCACCACGATGACGATGAGCAAGGCGGACTTCCTCGCGATTATCGAATACATGGTCGGCCTCTACAACGGCTCCGAAGGCTACACGCTCGACGATATCGACCACTTGGGCAACCGCCGCACCCGTTCCGTCGGCGAACTCCTTGCCAACCAGATTTCTGTCGGTCTCTCCCGTATGTCCCGTGTCATCCGCGAGAACCTCTCCCTCCATTCCGAGGAAGAGCAGCCGACTCCGCGCGACCTCGTGAACACCCGCATGGTGTCCTCCGTCGTGCAGGCGTTCTTCGGTTCCAGCCAGCTCTCGCAGTTCATGGACCAGATGAACCCGCTTTCCGAACTCACGCACAAGCGCCGTCTCTCCGCTCTCGGTCCCGGTGGCCTTTCCCGCGAACGCGCGGGCTTCGAAGTCCGTGACGTTCACTACACGCACTACGGCCGCCTCTGCCCGATCGAGACTCCGGAAGGCCCGAACATCGGTCTTATCAACTCGCTCGCCTCTTACGCAGTGGTGAACCACTTCGGCTTCATCGAAACTCCGTACCGCATCGTCGGCCTCGTCGACTTCAAGGATGTGAACGGCAACATCGTGAAGTTCCCCGAAGAAAAGTGGCACTTCGGCATTTTCAAGGGTTTCGTTCATGACCCGCACCTCTTCGTGCAGCTCGAGCTCACGCAGAAGGAAAAGGACACTGTCCGCATGAACCTCGACAACCGCCAGCGCGACCTCTTCGACTGCTTTGTGAACAAGGTATTCGAAGTGAAGAACGCCGAAGGCGAAACCTCTTTCCACAAGAACGGTTTCTTGCTCGACAACTTTGACGGCAAGGCCGACTACGTGCAGGTGAGCGACCAGGTGCAGCAGGTCGTTTCCGACTACATCACCTTCCTCACCGCCGACGAAGAAGACTCCTTCAGGGTCGCTCCGGCAAGCACGGAACTCGACGAGAACAACCGCTTCAGCGATGAATACGTCATTGTCCGCGACAAGAGCGAATACCCGCACATCCGTCGCGAAGACTCCATCGCCGTGGGCGACACCGAAACCGAACGCGTCGACCTCATGGACGTGGCCCCGATGCAGATCGTGTCCGTGGCCGCAGGCCTCATCCCGTTCCTCGAACACGACGACGCCAACCGTGCCTTGATGGGTTCGAACATGCAGCGCCAGGCTGTGCCTCTGCTCCGTGCAGAAGCCCCCGTGGTGGGTACCGGCCTCGAACGCCGCGCCGCCCTCGACTCGGGTACGGTCGTCCGCGCCAAGCACGACGGCCGCGTGACCTTCGTTGACGCCCGCAACATCACGGTGCAGCGCGGCAACATGGTGAACGGCAACTTCGAACCGCTCACCGGTCTCGGCGAAAACTACGAATTCCTCGGCAAGGATCCTATCGACGAATACAAGCTCCGCAAGTTCGAGCGTTCCAACCAGGATTCCTGCATCAACCAGAAGCCCATCGTGAACGTGGGTGACTTCGTCAAGGCCGGCGACGTGCTGGCCGACGGCGTGTCCACCGACCACGGCGAACTGGCTCTGGGTAAGAACATCCTCATCGGCTTCCTCCCGTGGAACGGCTACAACTACGAAGACGCCGTCATCATCTCGGAAGAACTCGCCATCAAGGATACGTTCACCTCTATCCATATCGAAGAGTACGAACTCGAAGTCCGCGACACCAAGCGCGGCCCCGAAGAGCTCACTCGCGAAATCCCGAACGTGGGCGACGACGCCCTCCGTAACCTCGACGAAAACGGCGTTATCCGCGTCGGTGCCGAGGTCCATGCCGACGACATCCTCGTGGGCAAGGTCACCCCGAAGGGTGAAACGGAACTTTCTCCGGAAGAACGTTTGCTCCGTGCCATCTTCGGCGAAAAGGCCGTCGACGTGCGCGACTCCTCCCTCAAGGCTCCTCCGGGCATGAAGGGCGTGGTGCTTGAAACCCGCATCTTCAGCAAGAAGGACAAGGCCGACAAGAAGAGCAAGGAAAAGGACCAGGAGACTATCGACAGCATCCGCTCCAACTTCCAGACTCAGATCGACCGCATCAAGGAATCCTGCCGCGAACACTTGTTCGAACTTCTCGGTGGCAAGGCCGCCGGCAAGGTGATGGACAACGAAACGCACGAACTCCTGATCCGCGAAGGCCAGACCTACAACGAACAGAACCTCGGCCTCATCGACGTGACCAAGGTCTCCCCGCTCTCCACGTTCGTCGTCGGCGACGACGACCTCCAGGACAAGGTCCTTTCCCTCGTCCTCGTGGCTCGCGACAACCTCGACACCCTGACCCGCACGATGGAAAAGGAAATCGACAAGGTCACCAAGGGCGACGAGCTCAAGCCGGGCGTGCTCCAGTGCGTCAAGGTCTACATCGCCAAGAAGCGCTGCCTCTCCATCGGTGACAAGATGGCCGGTCGTCACGGTAACAAGGGTTGCGTGGCCAAGATCGTTCCGGTCGAAGACATGCCGTTCACCGAAGACGGACGTCCGCTGCAGATTCTTTTGAACCCGCTGGGCGTGCCTTCCCGTATGAACATCGGTCAGGTGCTCGAAGTCCACCTGGGCTGGGCTGCCAAGACGCTCGGCTTCAAGGTCTCTACGCCTGTGTTCGACGGTGCCTCCTTCGAAGAAATCTGCAAGGAACTCGAGAAGGCCTACCAGAAGAACCCGATCGTTAGCTACGAGATGGATCCGGACAACGACAAGATTATCGGTAAGGCGAAGCTTTACGACGGCAAGACCGGCGAAGCTCTCCTCAACCCGGTCACCATCGGTTACATGTATTATCTCAAGCTCGGCCACTTGGTCGACGACAAGATCCACGCACGTTCTATCGGTAGCTACGCTCTCGTGACTCAGCAGCCGCTCGGCGGTAAGAGCCAGTTCGGTGGCCAGCGCTTCGGTGAAATGGAAGTGTGGGCCATGGAAGCCTACGGTGCCGCTTACACGCTGCAGGAACTCCTCACCGTCAAGTCCGACGACGTGCAGGGCCGTTCCGCCGTCTACGACGCCATCGTCCATGGCGAAAATACTCCGGAACCGGGCGTTCCTGAATCCTTCAACGTTATGATTCGCGAAGTTCATTCTTTGGGTCTCGACATTGAGACCACTGGAGACAAGTAA
- the rpoC gene encoding DNA-directed RNA polymerase subunit beta', with translation MADEMMEQKQNSGDISIHLASPDLIRYWSYGEVTKPETINYRSFKPEKDGLFCEKIFGPVKNWECNCGKFKRARFKGVICDRCGVEVTQSKVRRVRMGHIELAIPLTHTWFVKNQPCVIGALLNLTTAALEHIIYYENYVVIDHGNTDLKENTLIDEFEYQNLVQEGRTFEAKMGASAIKQLLDRIDLTKLSEQLRVDATAKSKTKRDEAVKRLKIVEAFKKSQMESFKSYYNNPDPARDSSKAWLKGLAEAVAAFKMDYEAKHGSEFFLAEAYEEFRHKYPNEARLLANQPSWMILDVLPVIPPDLRPLVPLEGGRFATSDLNELYRRVINRNNRLKKLIDIRAPNVILCNEKRMLQEAVDQLFDGGRRTARSGARPLKSLAELLKGKQGRFRMNLLGKRVDYSGRSVIVVGPELKMHQCGLPKRMALELYKPFIIRRLEDDGFVFTLKSAKKFVDAERPEVWDILEQIIEDHPVMLNRAPTLHRLGIQAFYPKLIEGNAIRLHPLVCTAFNADFDGDQMAVHLPLSFETQLECRVLMLSSNNILHPASGQPIAVPGQDIVLGLYYLTKPRPNQKGEGMHFYDPAEAIRAYENGVVGLNANVYLKLPAGRKIYMGALEKDCVCVREIADDNGNMEQSVKAGEKIKFLTLKEPNVIKTTVGRIIFNEFVPAALGYANETFGKKVIAKSIDDLYRRTGNRVTVEYLDNLKENGYKWATRAGSSVAIAEMVIPQEKQAMLDAATEKVNEIRSLYEDGVITDGERYNQIIDVWSKTTADVAAKQWDLLSHDRDGFNPVYMMADSGARGSREQIKQLSGMRGLMQKPIKQLGGQEVIENPIKSCFREGLNVMEYFISSHGARKGLADTALKTADAGYLTRRLVDVGQDLVVTEPDCGTKEGIEISAFKDGDDTVIPLEERLLGRAPVEDIKHPVTGEVIVEAGTLVTERDLPKISATGLEHIKMRSVLTCESRNGVCAKCYGRMLASGRPVDLGESVGVLAAQSIGEPGTQLTLRTFHIGGASSRLTVENNKKASVDGHVELEQVETVDHDGQKVVVSRMGELVIFDSTGINKGRYQIPYGSILFVANNDQVKKDQVMFEWDPYNSPIISNVAGRVKFVDLVKDVSVRIEKDEVTDVETWTVISDKRGKRRPSINVMDSNGKPVGVYMLPDGAILTIMDGATVSVGQTVAKLPRAAGKTRDITGGLPRVAELFEARTPKNKAFIAPIDGLVSYGPEVRGHQEVIITPQDGEAAKVLVPHGVHLAVNEGDRVRAGQKISEGSVDPHDILEVLGPEDVQRHLVNEIQAVYRLQGVAIADKHIECIVRQMMRKVRVADPGDSDLLPDEEISKVRLRAENDRLIAEGKTPATYSPMLLGITKASLATDSFISACSFQETTKILTRASIEGRVDPLLGLKENVIMGRLIPCGTGARHLRNVEVKDADAEAEERARLMRVQAEGPESSDSIIQMIDNEIGSSDEEDSEN, from the coding sequence ATGGCTGATGAAATGATGGAACAGAAACAAAATTCTGGCGACATTTCGATTCACCTCGCCTCACCGGACCTGATCCGTTACTGGTCCTACGGTGAAGTGACCAAGCCGGAAACGATCAACTACCGTTCTTTCAAGCCCGAAAAGGATGGTCTTTTCTGCGAAAAGATCTTTGGACCTGTCAAGAACTGGGAATGTAACTGCGGTAAGTTCAAGCGCGCCCGCTTCAAGGGCGTCATCTGCGACCGCTGCGGCGTCGAAGTGACCCAGTCCAAGGTCCGCCGCGTCCGCATGGGCCATATCGAGCTCGCGATTCCTCTGACCCACACCTGGTTCGTGAAGAACCAGCCCTGTGTGATCGGCGCCCTGCTCAACCTGACCACGGCCGCCCTCGAGCACATCATCTACTACGAAAACTACGTGGTGATCGACCACGGCAACACCGACCTCAAGGAAAACACCCTCATCGACGAGTTCGAATACCAGAACCTCGTGCAGGAAGGCCGTACCTTCGAGGCCAAGATGGGTGCCTCCGCCATCAAGCAGCTGCTTGACCGTATCGACCTGACCAAGCTTTCCGAACAGCTCCGCGTCGACGCCACCGCGAAGTCCAAGACCAAGCGTGACGAAGCCGTGAAGCGCCTCAAGATTGTTGAAGCCTTCAAGAAGTCCCAGATGGAAAGCTTCAAGAGCTACTACAACAATCCCGACCCGGCTCGCGATTCCAGCAAGGCATGGCTCAAGGGCCTCGCCGAAGCCGTCGCCGCGTTCAAGATGGACTACGAAGCCAAGCACGGCTCCGAGTTCTTCCTGGCCGAAGCCTACGAGGAATTCCGTCACAAGTACCCCAACGAAGCCCGCCTGCTCGCCAACCAGCCGTCCTGGATGATTCTCGACGTGCTCCCGGTGATTCCGCCTGACCTGCGTCCGCTCGTCCCGCTGGAAGGTGGCCGTTTCGCTACTTCCGACCTGAACGAACTTTATCGTCGCGTCATCAACCGCAACAACCGCTTGAAAAAGCTCATCGACATCCGTGCCCCTAACGTGATTCTCTGCAACGAGAAGCGCATGCTGCAGGAAGCCGTCGACCAGCTGTTCGACGGTGGCCGCCGCACCGCTCGTTCGGGCGCTCGCCCGCTCAAGAGCCTTGCCGAACTCCTCAAGGGCAAGCAGGGCCGCTTCCGTATGAACCTCCTCGGTAAGCGCGTCGACTACTCTGGCCGTTCCGTGATCGTCGTCGGTCCGGAACTCAAGATGCACCAGTGCGGTCTGCCCAAGCGCATGGCCCTGGAGCTCTACAAGCCGTTCATCATCCGCCGCTTGGAAGACGATGGCTTCGTGTTCACGCTCAAGTCCGCTAAGAAGTTCGTCGATGCGGAACGTCCCGAGGTTTGGGATATCCTCGAACAGATTATCGAGGACCACCCGGTCATGCTGAACCGTGCCCCGACGCTTCACCGTCTGGGTATCCAGGCCTTCTACCCGAAGCTTATCGAAGGTAACGCCATCCGCCTCCACCCGCTCGTCTGTACCGCATTCAACGCGGACTTCGACGGTGACCAGATGGCCGTGCACCTCCCGCTTTCTTTCGAGACCCAGCTTGAATGCCGCGTGCTCATGCTGTCCTCGAACAACATTCTGCATCCCGCCTCCGGCCAGCCGATTGCCGTGCCGGGCCAGGACATCGTGCTCGGTCTGTACTACCTGACCAAGCCGCGTCCGAACCAGAAGGGCGAAGGCATGCACTTCTACGATCCGGCCGAAGCCATCCGCGCCTACGAAAACGGCGTGGTGGGTCTGAACGCCAACGTCTACCTCAAGCTCCCCGCGGGCCGCAAGATTTACATGGGCGCCCTCGAGAAGGATTGCGTGTGCGTCCGCGAAATCGCCGACGACAACGGCAACATGGAGCAGTCGGTCAAGGCGGGCGAGAAGATCAAGTTCCTCACCCTGAAGGAACCCAACGTCATCAAGACGACCGTTGGCCGTATCATCTTCAACGAATTCGTGCCGGCCGCTCTGGGCTACGCCAACGAAACCTTCGGCAAGAAGGTCATCGCGAAGTCCATCGACGACCTGTACCGCCGTACCGGTAACCGTGTGACTGTCGAATACCTCGACAACCTCAAGGAAAACGGCTACAAATGGGCAACCCGCGCCGGTTCTTCCGTGGCTATCGCCGAAATGGTGATCCCGCAGGAAAAGCAGGCCATGCTCGACGCCGCCACCGAGAAGGTCAACGAAATCCGCAGCCTCTACGAAGACGGTGTGATTACCGACGGTGAACGTTATAACCAGATCATCGACGTGTGGTCCAAGACCACGGCCGATGTCGCTGCCAAGCAGTGGGATTTGCTCTCTCACGACCGCGACGGTTTCAACCCGGTCTACATGATGGCCGACTCCGGCGCTCGTGGTAGCCGCGAACAGATTAAGCAGCTGTCCGGTATGCGTGGTCTGATGCAGAAGCCTATCAAGCAGCTCGGCGGTCAGGAAGTTATCGAGAACCCGATTAAGTCCTGCTTCCGTGAAGGCCTGAACGTGATGGAATACTTCATCTCGTCTCACGGTGCTCGTAAGGGTCTTGCCGATACTGCTCTTAAGACGGCTGACGCTGGTTACCTTACCCGTCGTCTCGTGGACGTGGGCCAGGACCTCGTCGTGACCGAACCCGACTGCGGCACCAAGGAAGGCATCGAAATTTCCGCGTTCAAGGACGGTGATGATACCGTCATCCCGCTGGAAGAACGCTTGCTCGGTCGCGCCCCGGTCGAAGACATCAAGCACCCGGTTACGGGCGAAGTGATTGTCGAAGCCGGTACGCTCGTTACCGAACGCGACCTCCCGAAGATTTCCGCTACGGGTCTCGAACACATCAAGATGCGTTCCGTGCTCACCTGCGAATCCCGCAACGGTGTCTGCGCCAAGTGCTATGGCCGTATGCTGGCGTCCGGTCGTCCGGTTGACCTCGGCGAATCCGTGGGCGTGCTCGCCGCACAGTCCATCGGTGAACCGGGTACGCAGTTGACCCTCCGTACGTTCCACATCGGTGGTGCTTCTTCCCGTCTGACTGTCGAGAACAACAAGAAGGCCTCCGTCGATGGCCATGTCGAACTCGAACAGGTCGAAACGGTTGACCACGACGGACAGAAGGTCGTCGTCTCCCGTATGGGCGAATTAGTTATTTTCGATTCCACTGGAATCAACAAGGGCCGTTACCAGATTCCGTATGGTTCTATCCTGTTTGTCGCGAACAACGACCAGGTCAAGAAGGACCAGGTCATGTTCGAATGGGATCCGTATAACAGCCCGATTATCAGCAACGTGGCTGGCCGTGTCAAGTTCGTCGACCTCGTGAAGGACGTCTCCGTCCGTATCGAAAAAGACGAAGTCACCGATGTCGAAACCTGGACCGTTATCAGCGACAAGCGCGGCAAGCGCCGTCCCTCGATCAACGTCATGGATTCGAACGGCAAGCCGGTGGGCGTTTACATGCTCCCGGACGGCGCCATCCTCACGATTATGGACGGCGCGACCGTCTCCGTCGGTCAGACTGTCGCCAAGTTGCCGCGTGCTGCCGGTAAGACCCGCGATATTACCGGTGGTCTTCCGCGAGTTGCAGAACTCTTCGAAGCCCGTACTCCGAAGAACAAGGCTTTCATTGCCCCGATCGATGGTCTCGTGTCTTACGGGCCCGAAGTCCGCGGGCATCAAGAAGTCATTATTACCCCGCAAGATGGAGAAGCCGCGAAAGTGCTGGTTCCGCATGGCGTCCATCTCGCCGTCAACGAGGGCGACCGCGTCCGCGCCGGTCAGAAGATCAGCGAAGGCTCTGTCGATCCTCATGACATTCTCGAGGTCCTTGGCCCCGAGGACGTGCAGCGTCACTTGGTGAACGAAATCCAGGCGGTGTACCGCCTGCAAGGTGTGGCTATCGCAGATAAGCACATCGAATGTATCGTCCGCCAGATGATGCGCAAGGTTCGTGTTGCAGACCCGGGTGATTCCGACCTGCTTCCGGACGAAGAAATCTCCAAGGTACGTCTCCGTGCCGAAAACGATCGTTTGATCGCCGAAGGCAAGACCCCGGCAACGTATTCCCCGATGCTCCTTGGCATTACAAAGGCTTCTCTCGCTACGGACAGCTTCATTTCTGCCTGTTCGTTCCAGGAGACCACCAAGATCCTGACCCGCGCCTCCATCGAAGGCCGCGTGGACCCGCTCTTGGGCCTCAAGGAAAACGTAATCATGGGTCGTCTGATTCCGTGCGGTACCGGTGCCCGTCATTTGAGAAATGTCGAGGTGAAGGACGCCGACGCGGAAGCGGAAGAACGCGCCCGTTTAATGCGAGTGCAGGCTGAAGGCCCCGAAAGTTCCGATAGCATTATCCAGATGATTGATAACGAAATCGGCTCTTCTGACGAGGAAGATTCGGAGAACTAA